A window of Streptomyces sp. Je 1-332 genomic DNA:
ACGGCCGGGAGCAGCGGTACTTCAGCCTGTCGACGCAACCGCGCGACATCGGCCCGCAGGACGCGGTGGCGACCTACCGCCGGCTGTTCGACGAGGCGGTGCGGCAGCAGGTGGACACGGATCTGCCACTCGCGGTGACGTTCAGCGGCGGGATAGACAGCGCGGCCGTGCTCCACACGGCACGCCGCTTCCACCCGGCGGTGACAGCCTTCACGATCGGCTTCGAGGGCTCGGCCGATGTCGAGGTGGCAGAGCGCTACTGCCGGGAGGAGGGAATCGCGCATGTGGTCGCCCGCCTCGACCGGCAGGAGCTGATCGACGCCATTCCGGAGGTCGTGCACGGGGCCGAGTTCTTCGAGGCGATCGACGCCATGGACACCTGTGTCGGGCAGTTCGCCTTCCGTCTCGTCAAACAGCACGGGTTCAAGCTCGCGCTGTGCGGCGAGGGGAGTGATGAAGTCAACGCGGGATACGACCTGTTCAGGCAGCACGACGATCCTGTCGGGCTGATGCGCTACCGGGTCCACAATCTGCACCGGACCGATCTGCAGCGGGTCGACCGGTCGAGCATGATGCACTCCGTCGAGACACGGGTGCCTTTCATGGACCGTCACCTCCTGGAGTTCGCCTACTCGGTGCCGATGGACCTGAAGCTCCGCGACGGGCAGGACAAGTGGCTGCTGCGAGAGGCGTTCCGCGGCCGGCTGCCGTCGTATCTCGTCGACCGGCCCAAGATCCGGATGCCCGACGGCAGCGGCCTGAAGAACACCCTTGTGGATTACGCCCGCACGCAGGGCGGTGTCGAGCCCGGGCTCGGCGCGGACATCGGTGTCGATACACCGGAAGGGGCGTTCTTCCTGCAGCAGTACCTGAAGGCCGGGTTCCCGATGCCGCGGGAGCGGCACAAGAGGGCGGGTTACGACTACTCCGCCAACGGTTACTTCGAGTTCGTCTCCTAGGGGTCCGCCTCCCGGGGGTCCGTCTCCCGGGAGGCGGACCCCCAGGGGTGGCTCAGGCCACCAGACCGAGGAAGGCACAGCCCGTCATGTACAGAGCTCCCTTCTGGCCCGCACCCCACATGGACCGGCCCGTCAACGCGTGGGTACGGCTGCCAGGTTCGAAGTCCATGACCAACCGCGCCCTGGTCCTCGCGGCGCTCGCCGATGAACCGTCCACCGTGCGCGAACCCCTGCACAGCCGTGACAGCGCTCTCATGGCCGGCGCCCTGCGCTCACTGGGCACCACGATCGAGGAGACGGCCGACGGCGCCTGGCGCATCACGCCGGGTTCGCTGCGTGGCCCGGCCGACGTGAACTGCGGCCCCGCCGGTACTGTCCTGCGTTTCCTGCCGCCTGTGGCCACGCTCGCCGAGGGGCGGGTACGGATCGACGGCGATCTGCAGGCACGCAACCGCCCCATGGCAACCGCGATCAACGCCCTGCGGCTGGTGGGCGCTCAGCTCAGCGGGCACGGCCTGCCGTTCGAAGTCCACGGCAGGGGGCGCCTGTTGGGCGGTCCGGTCACCGTGGACGCGTCCCGGTCGTCGCAGTTCGTCTCCGGGTTGCTGCTCGCGGGCGCACGGTTCGAGCAAGGCGTCAGCGTCACACATCGCGGAGAGCCGGTGCCCTCGCGGCCGCACATCGCCATGACCGTGCAGATGCTGCGGCGCGCGGGCGTCGAGGTCGACGACTCGACGCCCGACGTCTGGCACATCCGTCCCGGCCCGGTCCACGCACTGGACACCAAGGTCGAGCCCGACCTCGCCGGCGCGGCGCCGTTCCTCGCCGCGGCGGCGGTCACCGGGGGGACAGTGACCGTGCCCGGCTGGCCGGAGTCCACCACTCAGGCCGGTGCTGCCATCCGCGACATCCTCGGGGAGATGGGCGCCTCCTGCGCTCGTACGCCCGAAGGGCTGGCCGTGACCGGGCCCGGACGGTTGCAGGGCATCGACGTGGATCTGCACGCTCTCGGTGAGCTCACTCCTACCGTCGCCGCGCTGGCGGCCCTGGCGGACGGGCCGTCGCGGCTGCGCGGGATCGCGCACCTGCGCGGCCACGGGACCGACCGCCTCGACGCACTCCAGCGGGAGCTCAACGCGCTCGGCGGCGCGGTGGAGCAGAACTCCGACGGACTTCTCATCACCCCGCGTGCCCTGCACGGCGGTACCTGGCACGCCTGCAACGACCACCGGCTGGCGACGGCGGGCGCGATCCTGGGCCTCGTCGTCCCGGGGATCGAGGTGGACGACATCACCGCGACGGGCAGGACGCTGCCCGACTTCCCGGATCTGTGGGAAACGATGGCCAAGGGCTGACACCCCGTCGGCAGCGGTCAGCCACGCCGGCACCCAGCCGAGGCCCACCCCTGCGCTCCTTCGCCCCCTTTCGACTGGGAGGAACCATGGCCAAGCCTGCGCCGGCCGCGCCGCCGCCCGCAGAGCTCCGTCCCGGCGAGCCGGTCACGAGCCTCATCGACGACACTCCGGTGACCTGGTTCCACCGCCGGCTCACCGCCTTCTGCTCCGGCGGCCCCTTCCTCGACGGCTTCGCACTGGGCGTCGTCGGCCTCGCCCTGCCACAGATCGCCCGGCAGTGGCAGCTGAGCGGCCTGTGGCAGGGCATGCTCGCGGCGGCGGCACTGCTCGGCATCCTCGTCGGGGGCCTCGTCTTCGGGTACGTCACCGACCTCGTCGGCCGCAAGGTGATGTACTCCCTCAACATCGCCGCGATCGCCGTGTGCGCGGCCGCCCAGTTCTTCGTCACCGGGCCCGAGCAGCTGCTGGTGCTGCGTGTTCTGCTCGGCGTCACCATCGGGGCGGACTACCCCATCGCGTCCTCGCTCCTCGCGGAGTTCGCTCCCCGCAGGTCCCGCCCGCGGCTGATCGGGCTGCAGACCATCATGTGGTCGGCGGGCAACGCGTCGGCGTACCTCGTCGGTGACGCGCTGCTGCGGCTCGGGCCGGACGCCTGGCGGTGGATCCTCGTCTCCCCCGCCGTACCCGCGCTCGCCCTGGCGCTCCTGCGCGTCGGTACACCCGAGTCCCCCCGCTGGCTCCTGAGCAAAGGCCGTACCGACGAGGCCCTGCGGGTGATGCGCAAGGTGTACGGGCCGGGCGCCCGGCTCGACGGGATCGAGAGCCGGCCCGCCGCCACGGAGTTCCGGCAGGTCTTCCAAGGCGTGTATCTGCGGCGCACCCTCTTCGTGGCCGTCTTCTGGACCTGCTCGGTGACGCCGGTCTACGCGCTGTACAGCTTCGCTCCCATGCTGCTCGACGCCCTGGGCATCGACACCGCAGGGGGTACGGAGACGGACAACCTGGGGTCGGTGGCCATCGGTCTGCTGCTGCTCGCCGGAACGGTCGTGGCCACGCTCGTCGCGGGCCGGGTGCGCAGGCGGACGCTGCTCGTCCTGCCCTTCGCCATCGCCAGTGCGAGCCTGCTGGCGCTGGGCCTGGTGCCGGAGACGTCCGTGGGGGCCGTCGCTCTCCTGCTCGGCGTGTACACGCTGTTCATCGGCGGCCCGACCATCCTGCAGTGGATCTATCCGAACGAGATCTACCCCACGGAGATCCGTGCGACGGCCTTCGGCGTCGGGGTCGCCACCAGCCGGGTGGGAGCGGTGCTCGGCACCTTCGTCGTACCCCTGCTCCTGA
This region includes:
- a CDS encoding MFS transporter, producing the protein MAKPAPAAPPPAELRPGEPVTSLIDDTPVTWFHRRLTAFCSGGPFLDGFALGVVGLALPQIARQWQLSGLWQGMLAAAALLGILVGGLVFGYVTDLVGRKVMYSLNIAAIAVCAAAQFFVTGPEQLLVLRVLLGVTIGADYPIASSLLAEFAPRRSRPRLIGLQTIMWSAGNASAYLVGDALLRLGPDAWRWILVSPAVPALALALLRVGTPESPRWLLSKGRTDEALRVMRKVYGPGARLDGIESRPAATEFRQVFQGVYLRRTLFVAVFWTCSVTPVYALYSFAPMLLDALGIDTAGGTETDNLGSVAIGLLLLAGTVVATLVAGRVRRRTLLVLPFAIASASLLALGLVPETSVGAVALLLGVYTLFIGGPTILQWIYPNEIYPTEIRATAFGVGVATSRVGAVLGTFVVPLLLTGVGVSATMLVVGAISAVGALVSVWLAPETHGHTLDEAARNG
- the aroA gene encoding 3-phosphoshikimate 1-carboxyvinyltransferase, with translation MDRPVNAWVRLPGSKSMTNRALVLAALADEPSTVREPLHSRDSALMAGALRSLGTTIEETADGAWRITPGSLRGPADVNCGPAGTVLRFLPPVATLAEGRVRIDGDLQARNRPMATAINALRLVGAQLSGHGLPFEVHGRGRLLGGPVTVDASRSSQFVSGLLLAGARFEQGVSVTHRGEPVPSRPHIAMTVQMLRRAGVEVDDSTPDVWHIRPGPVHALDTKVEPDLAGAAPFLAAAAVTGGTVTVPGWPESTTQAGAAIRDILGEMGASCARTPEGLAVTGPGRLQGIDVDLHALGELTPTVAALAALADGPSRLRGIAHLRGHGTDRLDALQRELNALGGAVEQNSDGLLITPRALHGGTWHACNDHRLATAGAILGLVVPGIEVDDITATGRTLPDFPDLWETMAKG
- a CDS encoding asparagine synthase-related protein, producing the protein MCGIAAIIDTAPSADTERQLERRDRELLGMLGRIRHRGDPECFAERSVGTGAALGTNRLAIVDREHAQQPQTDAQGQIRVAYNGELYGFGTVRKELEDLGHTFRTASDTEVLIHGYLEWGEKLLDRLNGMFAFVLHDLRDGTFLAARDHVGIKPLYYVRRGTAYYFASEQKCLLTYDAPIHTVSPGTYLKDGREQRYFSLSTQPRDIGPQDAVATYRRLFDEAVRQQVDTDLPLAVTFSGGIDSAAVLHTARRFHPAVTAFTIGFEGSADVEVAERYCREEGIAHVVARLDRQELIDAIPEVVHGAEFFEAIDAMDTCVGQFAFRLVKQHGFKLALCGEGSDEVNAGYDLFRQHDDPVGLMRYRVHNLHRTDLQRVDRSSMMHSVETRVPFMDRHLLEFAYSVPMDLKLRDGQDKWLLREAFRGRLPSYLVDRPKIRMPDGSGLKNTLVDYARTQGGVEPGLGADIGVDTPEGAFFLQQYLKAGFPMPRERHKRAGYDYSANGYFEFVS